From one Bacteroidota bacterium genomic stretch:
- a CDS encoding acetyl-CoA C-acyltransferase, producing MKEVYIVSAVRTPIGSFSGVLSGVPATQLGATAIKAALERAGVKPEQVNEVYMGNVLQANVGQAPVTQASIFSGIPTNVPGTTVNKVCASGMKAIMLGAQSIMLGDNDVVVAGGMENMSAVPYYLDKARNGYRLGHAQMIDGLVKDGLWDVYKDYHMGNAAELCATECNISREEQDAYAIESYKRSQAAWAKGLFKDEIVPVSIPQKGKDPIVVSEDEEYKKVDFNKIPSLRPVFVKDGSVTAANASTLNDGAAAVVLMSKEKADELGIKPLAKIRGFADAQQAPEWFTTTPSKALPKAVEKAGLKMSDVEYFEINEAFSVVALANNKEMKLNPEKVNVNGGAVSIGHPLGCSGARILVTLINVLKQNNAKIGAAGICNGGGGASAIVIERM from the coding sequence ATGAAAGAAGTCTATATTGTATCCGCTGTGCGTACCCCTATTGGAAGTTTTAGCGGAGTATTATCCGGAGTTCCGGCCACTCAACTTGGAGCAACCGCAATCAAGGCCGCACTGGAACGTGCCGGCGTAAAACCGGAGCAAGTGAATGAGGTGTATATGGGCAATGTTTTACAGGCCAATGTTGGTCAGGCTCCTGTTACTCAGGCTTCCATTTTCTCAGGAATTCCAACGAATGTACCCGGCACCACTGTGAATAAAGTTTGCGCTTCAGGCATGAAAGCCATTATGCTGGGGGCACAAAGTATCATGCTGGGAGATAATGATGTGGTGGTTGCCGGTGGAATGGAAAACATGAGTGCAGTTCCCTATTACCTCGATAAAGCCCGCAACGGCTATCGTTTAGGTCATGCACAAATGATTGATGGCTTAGTGAAAGATGGTTTATGGGATGTTTACAAAGATTATCATATGGGCAATGCCGCCGAACTTTGTGCGACGGAATGTAACATCAGCCGTGAAGAACAGGATGCTTATGCTATTGAATCCTACAAACGTTCACAGGCAGCATGGGCAAAAGGTCTTTTTAAAGATGAAATTGTACCGGTGAGCATTCCACAAAAAGGCAAAGATCCTATTGTTGTTTCTGAGGATGAAGAATATAAAAAAGTGGATTTTAATAAAATCCCTTCGCTACGCCCCGTGTTTGTGAAAGACGGAAGTGTAACCGCAGCCAATGCCAGCACATTGAACGATGGTGCCGCTGCGGTGGTGTTGATGAGTAAGGAGAAAGCCGATGAATTAGGAATTAAACCTCTTGCAAAAATTCGCGGATTCGCAGATGCACAACAAGCTCCGGAATGGTTCACGACAACACCGTCAAAGGCATTACCGAAAGCAGTTGAAAAAGCAGGATTGAAGATGAGTGATGTAGAGTACTTTGAAATCAATGAAGCCTTCTCCGTAGTGGCTCTTGCCAACAACAAAGAGATGAAACTGAATCCCGAAAAAGTGAATGTGAACGGTGGAGCTGTTTCCATAGGTCACCCACTCGGATGTTCCGGAGCAAGAATACTAGTCACTTTAATTAATGTTCTGAAGCAAAACAACGCGAAAATTGGAGC
- a CDS encoding T9SS type A sorting domain-containing protein: MQRNNKSGIGYTYNGTDQQLIVFCNECTDENTQIEITDALGRLIHKSEFNGNRSTIIAEHFAKGYYFIKISSLKNVLTSKVLIY; this comes from the coding sequence TTGCAGCGCAATAACAAGTCTGGTATTGGGTATACCTATAATGGAACGGACCAACAATTGATTGTGTTCTGCAATGAATGCACAGATGAAAATACTCAGATAGAAATAACCGATGCATTAGGAAGATTAATTCATAAAAGCGAATTCAACGGAAATCGTTCTACAATTATAGCAGAACACTTCGCAAAAGGATATTACTTTATTAAAATTTCTTCGCTAAAAAATGTCCTCACTTCGAAAGTTCTGATTTATTGA
- a CDS encoding SprB repeat-containing protein — protein sequence MGTPLSVTGNTLLMSGGIIADECNNIFVGFPNGTIKVYFFNGSTFDDASKPDILIPGFTTSAVYDLAFFETQKTLYASGKGFVGAFDLTSYGCTNASFTLNVTSSCGTLTASSSLTPTPPAGATITYVLFNGTTQISSNTTGIFSGLSPNVNYTVKATINQACSGVVTTTNFTLPGPAIVPLITNTSCGTNNGSVTITAAGGVAPYTYSTNGVTFQPSNSFTGLAAGLYTITVQDANNCSNTLPINIINSNGPSVAFTKTDAICGSSTGSITAIGAGGVAPLTYSINGSTFQTGNLFPGVAAGMYTLTIKDATGCSNVTSVQILNSAGPSATAIPAATFCNSSNGSITVIATGGAAPLEYSLNANTYQPGNTFTGLPAASYTVTIRDANGCLSTTSAIIANSAGPTLTATAVTASCNNSNGSITANSTGGVPPLQYSINGSTYQSGNVFTGLVAGSYSVYVKDANNCITNATATIGSTGGPTVTGTSVASSCAANTGTITASGTGGAGALQYSLNAINFQASTLFNGLAPGSYTLYVRDAGGCMGATIVIVTALAGPTLTTSTTPAGCNQTNGVVTVNGSSGTLPYTYSINNGTTYQVGNTFSGLGVGSYTVIIKDANGCTATSTTFLNNISGLSIQVANTSSACFANNGSISLTGTGGIAPLQYSINGTIYQSSAVFTGLAGGTYTVYVKDANGCIVTATTSISIVQGPSIIASASNASCGVNNGAIVANGTGGVAPLQYSINGSTYQAGNTFINVAPGTYTVYVKDALNCIGTTTVVITNTVTGTPINTFTVKADDAYPCNTSLGKITNPRVNGANCAGCTFSLNFGPFVANQTQLFLNLNPGIYYVTAKNAAGCTYTIMATIGIGVNSTASAVVTGTLCNTSNGSIQLTGIGPKTPYHASITGMGGPWLTFDPTYTFTGLAPGTYTLLMADDESFDIGPPIIPGGCITTQTIVVPSLNGPAIVASQTSGTCGLSNGTISAVGSGGSGALTYSINGVSYQSSGVFTGLASGAYLVSVKDATGCINAASVTVGNTGAPAVTAVSTASACGGGSGSITVNATGGTAPLQYSINGTVFQSSNIFTGLVPGTYTVRTGDAGACITNTSVTVSAVPAPTVTGFTISATCNNNSGAIIANGASGVTPYQYSMNGTTFQSANQFTGLAAGSYTITIKDVNGCINTTGISVGNLQAPSQNLAFTAATCLNSNGTITSTATGGTPPYQYSLNGTTYQAANLFSGLTAGNYTVYVKDNNGCIHTKGIQITAPNIPQTLTATITNSSCGLSNGSLVAAATGGIAPLQYSLNGTVFQASTSFTLVAAGTYTLTVRDANQCMRTLNVNVANLAGPNISTSSTLSSCFANDGTITATGSGGTGALQYSKNGVTYQSSPVFTNLAPGPYTITVKDTKNCLNTTNIIVGRVPGPIISVTSSPSICGDTIIVGQTGGMSVYQYNINNDPYQNSNEFPCKPVGTYMVRIVDANGCKDSATIILLGNSLPIDLISFSGEALYTHNLLQLVTATETNNDYFTLENL from the coding sequence GTGGGTACACCACTATCCGTTACAGGAAATACTTTGCTTATGAGCGGAGGTATTATCGCAGATGAATGCAATAACATATTTGTTGGTTTTCCCAACGGAACAATAAAAGTGTATTTCTTTAACGGTTCTACTTTTGATGATGCCTCTAAACCTGACATTCTGATTCCGGGATTCACAACAAGTGCTGTATACGACCTCGCTTTCTTTGAAACTCAAAAAACCCTGTATGCTTCCGGGAAAGGATTTGTTGGGGCATTTGATCTTACCTCCTACGGGTGTACCAATGCTTCGTTTACTTTAAATGTAACTTCCAGCTGCGGAACATTAACCGCAAGCAGTTCATTGACGCCAACTCCACCTGCAGGGGCAACTATTACCTATGTATTATTTAATGGTACTACCCAAATCTCCAGCAATACAACGGGCATCTTTTCCGGCTTAAGTCCGAATGTAAATTACACAGTAAAAGCAACCATCAATCAAGCATGCAGTGGTGTTGTAACAACAACAAATTTCACATTACCGGGACCAGCAATTGTGCCTTTAATAACAAACACCAGTTGCGGTACAAATAATGGATCTGTAACTATCACCGCCGCCGGTGGAGTTGCACCCTACACCTACAGTACGAATGGCGTCACGTTCCAACCTTCAAATTCTTTCACCGGACTAGCTGCGGGTTTGTATACGATCACCGTGCAAGACGCTAACAATTGCAGCAATACATTACCAATAAACATCATTAATTCAAATGGGCCATCTGTTGCCTTTACAAAAACCGATGCTATTTGTGGAAGCAGCACCGGTTCAATTACTGCCATTGGAGCAGGTGGTGTTGCACCTTTAACGTATAGTATAAACGGTTCCACTTTCCAGACTGGCAATCTTTTTCCCGGCGTGGCTGCGGGTATGTACACGCTCACCATTAAAGATGCCACAGGCTGTTCGAATGTAACAAGCGTTCAAATATTAAACAGTGCCGGACCCTCTGCCACTGCCATTCCTGCAGCTACTTTCTGCAACAGCAGCAATGGCAGTATTACTGTAATTGCAACCGGTGGTGCGGCACCTCTGGAATACAGTCTCAATGCAAATACCTATCAGCCGGGAAATACATTTACCGGTTTGCCTGCTGCAAGTTACACCGTAACCATTCGCGATGCCAATGGGTGCCTGAGCACAACAAGTGCAATTATTGCAAATTCTGCAGGGCCAACTTTAACAGCAACGGCGGTTACGGCTTCCTGCAATAATTCAAATGGAAGCATTACGGCTAATTCAACAGGGGGTGTGCCACCACTGCAATATAGTATTAACGGTAGCACCTATCAGTCAGGAAATGTATTTACCGGATTAGTGGCTGGCAGCTATAGTGTGTATGTTAAAGATGCAAACAACTGTATAACCAATGCTACAGCAACGATTGGCTCTACAGGAGGACCGACTGTAACGGGGACATCAGTGGCTTCTTCCTGTGCTGCAAACACAGGTACCATCACAGCGAGTGGGACGGGAGGTGCAGGAGCATTGCAATACAGCCTTAACGCGATAAATTTTCAGGCAAGTACTTTGTTTAACGGACTCGCTCCGGGAAGTTATACGTTATATGTCAGAGATGCAGGTGGGTGCATGGGAGCAACGATAGTTATTGTTACTGCATTAGCCGGACCAACACTCACCACTTCGACCACACCAGCCGGTTGCAATCAAACCAATGGAGTAGTTACTGTAAATGGATCCTCCGGTACTTTGCCATACACCTACAGTATAAACAATGGAACAACTTATCAGGTCGGAAATACATTCTCCGGATTGGGTGTTGGGTCTTACACAGTTATAATCAAAGATGCAAACGGATGCACTGCAACAAGTACTACGTTTTTGAATAATATTTCAGGACTGAGTATTCAAGTGGCTAACACTTCCAGCGCCTGTTTTGCAAACAATGGAAGTATTTCACTAACCGGCACCGGTGGAATAGCACCCCTTCAATACAGTATAAATGGTACAATCTATCAGAGTTCAGCAGTATTTACCGGTCTTGCAGGAGGAACTTATACCGTTTATGTTAAAGACGCCAATGGATGTATTGTAACTGCCACAACATCTATTTCTATTGTTCAAGGCCCCTCCATCATTGCCTCAGCTTCCAATGCGTCATGTGGCGTGAATAACGGTGCCATCGTTGCCAACGGTACAGGTGGGGTTGCTCCCTTACAATACAGCATCAATGGATCCACTTATCAAGCCGGAAATACATTCATCAATGTTGCACCGGGAACATACACGGTTTATGTAAAGGATGCGTTGAATTGCATTGGTACAACAACAGTCGTAATTACGAACACTGTTACAGGTACTCCCATTAACACATTTACAGTAAAAGCAGATGACGCCTACCCCTGTAATACAAGTCTGGGAAAAATCACTAATCCACGCGTAAACGGTGCAAATTGTGCCGGTTGCACTTTCAGTTTAAACTTCGGACCCTTTGTTGCCAATCAAACACAGCTCTTTTTAAATCTTAATCCGGGTATATACTATGTCACTGCAAAGAACGCTGCAGGATGCACATACACCATTATGGCGACTATAGGTATAGGTGTAAATTCTACCGCTTCTGCGGTGGTTACCGGAACACTCTGCAATACCTCAAATGGTTCCATTCAATTGACAGGGATTGGACCCAAGACTCCCTATCACGCCAGCATCACCGGTATGGGTGGACCATGGTTAACTTTTGATCCGACGTATACTTTCACAGGACTTGCCCCTGGCACATATACCTTGCTGATGGCGGATGATGAAAGTTTTGACATTGGACCTCCGATTATACCAGGCGGATGCATTACCACCCAAACTATCGTTGTACCTTCACTAAATGGCCCGGCTATAGTTGCCTCACAAACGAGTGGAACGTGTGGATTAAGTAATGGAACTATCTCTGCTGTGGGGTCCGGAGGTTCAGGCGCATTAACATACAGTATTAATGGCGTCTCTTATCAATCTTCAGGAGTTTTCACCGGACTTGCTTCAGGAGCCTATCTTGTCTCTGTAAAAGATGCAACGGGATGTATAAATGCAGCTTCCGTTACGGTTGGCAACACAGGCGCACCAGCAGTGACTGCAGTGAGTACGGCTTCAGCCTGCGGCGGTGGATCCGGGAGTATTACTGTAAATGCAACAGGAGGTACCGCTCCTCTCCAATACAGTATTAATGGGACCGTCTTCCAAAGCAGCAATATCTTTACCGGACTCGTACCGGGAACATATACTGTAAGAACAGGAGATGCCGGAGCCTGCATTACCAATACTTCAGTAACAGTTTCAGCTGTTCCTGCACCTACGGTTACCGGATTTACTATTTCGGCAACATGTAACAATAACAGTGGAGCAATTATCGCGAACGGAGCTAGCGGAGTAACACCTTATCAATATAGCATGAATGGAACAACATTTCAAAGCGCAAATCAATTCACCGGATTAGCAGCCGGATCTTATACCATTACTATAAAGGACGTGAACGGATGTATAAACACTACAGGAATATCTGTTGGCAATCTACAAGCTCCTTCACAAAATCTTGCTTTTACTGCGGCAACATGCCTGAATTCAAACGGTACCATTACTTCAACAGCAACTGGTGGTACTCCTCCTTATCAGTATTCATTAAACGGAACAACTTATCAGGCTGCCAATCTTTTTTCCGGTTTAACCGCAGGCAATTATACCGTTTATGTAAAAGATAATAATGGATGCATTCATACGAAGGGGATTCAAATTACTGCACCCAATATTCCTCAAACATTAACTGCAACTATAACAAATTCAAGTTGCGGACTAAGCAATGGCAGTTTAGTGGCTGCAGCAACAGGAGGAATTGCTCCCTTGCAATACAGCTTAAATGGGACAGTATTCCAGGCTTCAACTTCGTTTACTTTAGTTGCAGCCGGCACCTATACACTAACAGTTCGTGATGCTAATCAATGTATGCGTACATTGAATGTCAATGTTGCGAATCTGGCAGGGCCAAACATTAGCACTTCTTCCACCCTATCCTCTTGTTTCGCTAATGATGGAACAATAACTGCAACAGGTTCCGGCGGAACAGGTGCATTGCAATACAGTAAAAACGGTGTTACTTATCAAAGCAGTCCTGTATTTACAAATCTCGCCCCCGGGCCTTACACGATTACTGTAAAAGACACTAAAAACTGTCTGAATACTACTAATATTATTGTTGGTCGGGTACCTGGACCCATTATTTCTGTTACTTCCTCTCCATCAATTTGCGGAGATACAATTATAGTTGGTCAGACGGGTGGCATGTCCGTTTATCAGTACAATATAAATAATGATCCCTATCAAAACAGCAATGAATTTCCATGTAAACCAGTGGGAACATATATGGTTCGCATTGTTGATGCAAATGGTTGCAAAGACTCTGCGACTATTATTCTTCTCGGTAATTCATTGCCGATAGATCTCATCTCCTTCTCCGGAGAAGCACTGTACACCCACAATTTATTGCAGTTGGTAACAGCAACAGAAACCAACAATGACTACTTCACACTCGAAAATCTCTAA
- a CDS encoding DEAD/DEAH box helicase translates to MNTFQDLGLDARLLKGVEALGFTTPTPIQLQAIPALLEGNRDLVGLAQTGTGKTAAFGLPLLHLIDIQKNYPQALVLAPTRELCVQIYNDLLNFSKEMKGFDAVPVYGGASIMDQIRKIKKGVHVVVATPGRLIDLINRKALDLGKVKILVLDEADEMLNMGFKEDIDFILENTPAERNTWLFSATMPREVREIAKNYMTDPFEITTESRQKGNENIEHCYAVVRAKDRYAALKRFVDANVEIFGIVFCRTKLETQDVAEHLMRDGYNADSLHGDLSQAQRDKVMGRYRDRSLQLLVATDVAARGIDVQDVTHVIHYNLPDELENYMHRSGRTARAGKTGMSLAIVHSKDINRIRQIERSTGRTFKQLQVPNGMEVCEKQLLKLVKRIHDVEVNEKEIEPYLESIYNELRDLDRDALIHRFVSIEFNRFLDYYKNAPDLNADVRATRGESGGGRAYGDKHSRMFVSIGSKDGLDKGKLLRFICDTTGEKGAVFGRIDVQGVYSFVDVEPERLDAVMKGLNGSMFHDRKVRTEISESKPSGGGRRFEAGGGRRSEGGGSRRSDGGGRSEGPNRERSFERKREMSGEGKRKKLTLDVIHGRTINPVRKGRLLKKQSAGGSSRKDKFKSRW, encoded by the coding sequence ATGAATACATTCCAAGACCTGGGCCTTGACGCTCGATTATTGAAAGGCGTTGAAGCTCTAGGGTTTACAACTCCTACTCCCATACAATTACAAGCCATTCCTGCCCTGTTGGAGGGCAACCGCGACCTGGTGGGACTCGCACAAACGGGAACCGGTAAAACTGCTGCCTTCGGACTCCCGCTTTTGCATTTAATTGATATCCAAAAAAATTATCCTCAGGCACTCGTTCTTGCACCTACACGTGAATTATGTGTGCAGATTTATAATGATCTCCTGAATTTTTCTAAAGAGATGAAAGGTTTCGATGCGGTTCCTGTTTATGGTGGAGCCAGTATCATGGACCAGATTCGAAAAATTAAAAAAGGAGTGCATGTCGTTGTGGCTACCCCGGGTCGTTTGATTGATCTGATCAACCGTAAAGCGCTTGATTTGGGTAAAGTGAAAATTCTGGTGCTGGATGAAGCAGATGAGATGTTGAACATGGGGTTCAAGGAGGATATTGATTTTATTCTTGAAAACACACCTGCAGAAAGAAATACCTGGTTGTTCAGTGCTACGATGCCCCGTGAGGTGCGTGAGATTGCAAAGAATTATATGACGGATCCTTTTGAGATCACCACAGAGTCGCGGCAAAAGGGAAATGAAAATATTGAACATTGCTATGCAGTTGTTCGCGCGAAAGATCGTTATGCTGCTTTAAAACGTTTTGTTGATGCGAATGTCGAAATTTTCGGAATTGTTTTTTGCCGTACTAAATTGGAGACTCAGGATGTAGCGGAACATCTGATGCGTGATGGATACAATGCCGATTCACTTCATGGAGACTTGAGTCAGGCACAGCGTGATAAAGTAATGGGTCGTTACCGTGATCGTTCACTTCAATTACTGGTGGCAACAGATGTAGCTGCGCGTGGTATTGATGTGCAGGACGTCACTCACGTGATACACTACAATCTTCCGGATGAACTGGAAAATTATATGCATAGAAGCGGTCGTACTGCAAGAGCAGGTAAGACCGGAATGTCATTGGCTATTGTTCATTCGAAAGATATTAATCGTATTCGTCAGATTGAAAGATCTACCGGACGAACTTTCAAGCAACTTCAGGTGCCAAACGGAATGGAGGTGTGCGAAAAGCAATTGCTGAAGCTGGTCAAACGTATTCACGATGTGGAAGTGAATGAGAAGGAGATTGAACCCTATCTGGAGTCCATTTACAACGAGTTGAGAGATCTGGACAGAGATGCCTTGATTCATCGTTTTGTATCGATCGAATTTAATCGCTTCCTTGATTATTATAAAAATGCCCCTGACCTGAATGCTGATGTGCGTGCAACGAGAGGGGAGAGTGGAGGTGGAAGAGCTTATGGCGATAAACATAGTCGTATGTTTGTTAGTATTGGTTCTAAGGATGGTCTGGATAAAGGAAAATTATTGAGATTTATATGTGATACCACCGGCGAAAAAGGTGCTGTTTTCGGAAGAATTGATGTGCAGGGAGTGTATTCATTTGTAGATGTTGAACCGGAAAGATTAGATGCTGTAATGAAGGGGCTCAATGGTTCTATGTTTCATGATAGAAAAGTACGTACTGAAATCAGTGAGAGTAAGCCATCCGGTGGAGGAAGAAGATTTGAAGCAGGCGGTGGCAGAAGGTCCGAAGGCGGTGGAAGCAGAAGATCAGATGGTGGAGGACGAAGTGAAGGACCGAATAGAGAACGGTCGTTTGAGCGAAAAAGAGAAATGTCTGGCGAAGGAAAAAGGAAAAAGCTTACACTGGACGTGATCCATGGAAGGACGATAAACCCGGTAAGAAAAGGCCGGCTCCTGAAAAAGCAAAGTGCAGGCGGCTCAAGCCGGAAGGATAAGTTCAAATCTCGCTGGTAA
- the guaA gene encoding glutamine-hydrolyzing GMP synthase yields the protein MHQSILIIDFGSQFTQLIARRVRELNVYCEIHPFNHLPEMNEGVRGVILSGGPASVREENAPLIDTLSLRGKYPVLGVCYGAQLMALQGGGKVQPSKTREYGRAMLTVKNRSDVFMNHVAEESQVWMSHSDSITEVAENFKVIASTHDVPVAAYHVEGEKTYGLQFHPEVVHSVEGKNFLKNFVYNICGCAGDWTPGSFIDETVEALKKQIGDDQVILGLSGGVDSGVAAMLLHRAIGKNLHCVFVNNGLLRKNEYEQVLDTYQHFGLNIHGVDAGKEFYKELKGVSDPEQKRKIIGRVFIETFDAKAHEIKDVKWLAQGTIYPDVIESVSVKGPSATIKSHHNVGGLPEKMKLKVVEPLRSLFKDEVRLVGKALGMPADLLNRHPFPGPGLGIRILGDVTEEKVRIIQEVDAIYIDGLKSAGLYDKVWQAGSIFLPINSVGVMGDERTYEHVVALRAVSSTDGMTADWCHLPYEFLSKVSNDIINKVKGVNRVVYDISSKPPATIEWE from the coding sequence ATGCATCAGAGTATTTTAATCATTGACTTCGGGTCTCAGTTCACGCAGTTGATTGCAAGACGTGTTCGCGAGTTGAATGTGTATTGCGAGATTCATCCATTTAATCACCTTCCTGAAATGAATGAGGGCGTTCGAGGGGTGATCCTGAGTGGAGGTCCGGCTTCGGTCCGCGAAGAAAATGCTCCCCTTATTGACACCCTTTCCCTGAGAGGCAAGTATCCTGTTCTCGGGGTGTGTTACGGCGCTCAATTGATGGCACTGCAGGGTGGTGGTAAAGTTCAACCTTCTAAAACACGCGAATACGGTAGGGCAATGCTTACTGTAAAAAATCGTAGTGATGTTTTTATGAATCACGTTGCTGAGGAATCTCAGGTGTGGATGTCGCATTCTGATTCTATTACTGAGGTAGCAGAAAATTTTAAAGTGATTGCGAGTACGCATGATGTGCCTGTTGCCGCTTATCATGTAGAAGGTGAAAAAACATATGGGTTGCAATTTCATCCGGAAGTGGTGCATAGCGTGGAAGGAAAGAATTTCCTGAAGAATTTTGTGTACAACATTTGTGGATGTGCCGGCGACTGGACACCGGGTTCTTTTATCGATGAAACGGTTGAAGCGTTGAAGAAACAGATCGGTGATGATCAGGTGATCTTAGGATTAAGTGGAGGTGTGGATTCAGGAGTGGCCGCCATGTTATTGCATCGTGCTATAGGAAAAAATTTGCATTGCGTTTTTGTTAACAATGGATTGCTTCGAAAAAATGAATACGAGCAAGTGTTAGACACCTATCAGCATTTCGGATTGAATATTCATGGTGTAGATGCCGGTAAAGAGTTCTATAAGGAACTCAAAGGGGTGAGCGATCCTGAACAGAAAAGGAAAATTATTGGTCGTGTCTTTATTGAGACATTTGATGCAAAAGCACATGAGATTAAGGACGTGAAATGGTTGGCTCAGGGGACAATTTATCCCGATGTGATTGAGTCGGTTTCTGTGAAAGGTCCTTCTGCAACAATTAAGTCCCATCATAACGTTGGTGGATTACCGGAAAAGATGAAACTAAAAGTAGTGGAACCTTTGCGCAGTCTCTTTAAAGACGAGGTCCGGTTGGTAGGTAAAGCCCTGGGTATGCCGGCAGATCTGCTTAACCGTCATCCCTTTCCCGGTCCTGGTTTAGGTATCCGTATTTTAGGGGATGTCACTGAAGAGAAGGTGAGAATTATTCAGGAAGTGGATGCCATTTATATTGATGGATTAAAGAGTGCCGGTCTTTATGATAAAGTGTGGCAGGCTGGTTCTATCTTCCTTCCGATCAACTCGGTGGGTGTGATGGGGGATGAACGAACGTATGAACATGTGGTGGCGCTTCGTGCGGTAAGTTCTACTGATGGCATGACTGCCGATTGGTGTCATCTCCCTTATGAGTTTCTGAGTAAAGTGTCAAATGACATTATCAATAAAGTAAAAGGTGTTAACAGGGTGGTGTATGATATCAGCTCGAAACCTCCTGCTACTATTGAATGGGAATAA
- the rimM gene encoding 16S rRNA processing protein RimM, giving the protein MNEHPQHFLFGTIIRTHGVKGDFLVAMDTDSPGRYKSLKVVYVEVDEVLKEYNVTKVSIKEKERSAYLHLQGIEDMSTAENYLKYKLFLPIEMLPKLRGKKFYFHEIIGFKICDKTKGELGPVTTVYDRGEQPVLEFLYNDHKVLFPIHDKLIVKIDREAKEFHVDMPEGLLDIYLEE; this is encoded by the coding sequence ATGAATGAACATCCGCAACACTTTCTATTTGGTACAATAATTCGTACACATGGCGTTAAAGGTGATTTTCTGGTTGCCATGGATACGGATAGCCCTGGCCGTTATAAAAGCCTCAAAGTGGTTTATGTTGAGGTTGATGAAGTTTTAAAAGAATACAATGTCACAAAGGTCTCGATCAAAGAAAAGGAACGGTCAGCCTACCTGCATCTTCAGGGAATAGAAGACATGAGTACGGCAGAAAATTATTTAAAATACAAACTTTTTTTGCCCATAGAAATGCTACCTAAACTTCGTGGGAAAAAATTCTATTTTCATGAAATCATCGGGTTTAAAATATGTGATAAAACCAAAGGTGAACTGGGTCCTGTCACCACTGTATATGACCGGGGAGAACAACCGGTGCTTGAGTTTCTTTACAACGATCATAAAGTATTATTTCCCATTCACGATAAACTCATCGTAAAGATTGACCGTGAAGCAAAGGAGTTTCATGTTGATATGCCTGAAGGGCTTTTGGATATTTATCTGGAGGAGTAA
- a CDS encoding 30S ribosomal protein S16, with protein MPTKIRLQRHGKKGKPFFHIVVADGRAPRDGRFIERIGSYNPITNPATISIDTEKAADWMMKGAQPTDTTRAILSYKGVLYRVHLNKGVAKGNLTQEQADAKFVAWEQEKINKIENKKKTLADNSSKSHTSRLAQEAKVNEARLEARKRKEAEAVLAATPAAEEAPAAEGEAPAAEGEAPAEA; from the coding sequence ATGCCAACAAAAATCAGATTACAACGTCATGGAAAGAAGGGTAAGCCTTTCTTCCATATTGTGGTGGCAGATGGTCGTGCTCCGAGAGATGGACGTTTCATCGAGAGAATCGGTTCTTATAACCCGATTACTAATCCTGCAACTATCAGTATTGATACTGAGAAAGCAGCAGATTGGATGATGAAAGGAGCTCAGCCTACTGACACGACCCGTGCTATCCTAAGTTACAAAGGTGTTCTGTACCGTGTACACTTAAACAAAGGAGTTGCCAAGGGCAACCTTACCCAGGAACAAGCAGATGCAAAATTCGTCGCCTGGGAGCAAGAGAAAATCAACAAGATCGAAAACAAGAAAAAGACGCTTGCCGACAACAGTTCAAAATCGCATACATCACGCCTTGCTCAGGAAGCAAAAGTGAATGAAGCCCGTCTGGAAGCCCGTAAGCGCAAGGAAGCAGAAGCCGTATTGGCTGCTACTCCTGCTGCAGAAGAAGCTCCGGCAGCTGAAGGTGAAGCACCTGCAGCCGAAGGTGAAGCACCTGCAGAAGCATAG